CGTTGTGTACTGTTCAAATAAAGCGTGTCACCGAGTAGCGAGAAATGATGCTCGTACATACATGGACGCAGGCACCCCAGTTCAAATGCGCCAGGATGCAAAAAGGTAAGGATTTCACCTCGGTTGTCTATGCCGTTAGATAAATCATCAACAATATTCTTCAGCAAATCAACGCTGCCGCCAGTGACTTTAGGGTAAGCGCGACCTAGAGCGCCATAAATCAGCCCCATATCATCTTTACCTTTGCGGTGAGGGTTAGCTAACCAAGCTTCATTTTCATTGGCGTTGGCATCCCAAGTCTTAGTCCCTAGTTCGCGAAACTGTGCCGCATTTTGATAGCCGCGTAGGTAACCTAGAATTTCAGCAATGGCGGATTTCCAAAAGCTCTTACGAGTAGTTACCAGAGGAAACTGATTATTCGCAACATCATAAGTGAGATCTGCGTTAATCACAGTCAAGCAGCGTTTATTGGTACGTTTGTTATCTACCCACACACCTTCGTCGACGATGCGCTGGCATAGATCTAAATATTGCTTCATGTGTAGGAAACCTAATTGATCTGTATTTTTAGTTTTGTGAACAGATTATAACTAAAGCAAAGGTGTAATTGATAGCGAAGGCTCAATCGATAATAAAAATATGCAATCAAGTGTTGTACATAATTGAGCTGTAAACCTTAAAAATATCTTAATAGATTAATGGCATAACTTAATGTTGATTTTACAGAAGTGATTTTTGTCACATTTTTTTTGCTGTAAAGCTCTATGCTAATTGCGAATTTATGCATTTATTGCGTTAAATTATGTTGTTGTAGCGTTTGATTAAGTGCTGAATTTACTGGTTTTTTGTTTATTTTAGGCTTAAGTTAAAATTAAAGGCTCGGTTTTTTCGAGTTAAATGGTAAAAAGATTCGATTTTTATGAATTTTGTTTGTCGTATAACCTTGCTCGCAGAATGAATTTGGAGTGATTTATGGAAAAGGCAATTAAGAACTTCCTCAGCCAAGAGTCGGCTGGGGGAATTTTGTTAATGGGAGCAGTTGTACTAGCGATGATCTTCGCTAACTCTCCGATTGCAGGGTTATATGAGGGGTTGTTAAGCACAGAAGTTCAGGTGCGCGTAGGCTCGCTAGACATCGACAAGCCGTTATTATTATGGATTAACGATGGTTTAATGGCGCTATTCTTCTTGCTTATTGGTTTAGAAGTTAAGAGAGAGTTGTTAGAAGGTGCACTATCTAGCCGCTCTAAAGCATCGCTACCGACGTTTGCTGCGGTAGGTGGTATGGTGTTCCCAGCCGCGTTTTACTTGATTTTTAACATGAGTAATCCTGAAACTCAGGTTGGCTGGGCTATTCCTGCGGCAACTGATATTGCGTTTGCACTTGGTATCATGGCGTTGTTGGGTAATCGCGTACCTGTGGCGCTAAAGGTATTCTTGTTGGCGCTGGCGATTATAGATGACCTTGGTGTTATCGTGATTATTGCCCTGTTTTATAGTGCAGAGCTATCAATGGTCAGCCTAATAGTGGCAGGTATTTCGATTGCACTGATGGTTGGTCTCAACCGAAAAGGCGTAAGCTCATTAATTCCATATGGTTTACTTGGCGTGATTTTATGGATTGCCGTACTTAAGTCTGGCGTGCACGCAACCTTAGCTGGTGTGATTATTGCGTTCTGTATTCCACTGCGTGCAAAAGATGGCTCGTCTCCATCAGAGCATTTAGAGCACAGCTTGCACCCGTGGAGTACCTTTTTGATTCTACCGGTATTCGCATTTGCTAACGCGGGACTATCGCTATCAGGTATGACAATGGCGTCATTTGTTGAGCCAATCACTATCGGCATTATTCTTGGCCTAGTTTTAGGTAAGCCTGTAGGCGTGCTATTAATGAGTTGGTTAGCTGTGAAGATGAAGTGGGCTGAGCTGCCACAAGGTGTTACGTGGGGGCAAATTGCACCGGTAGCGGTTATGTGTGGTATCGGTTTTACTATGTCAGTGTTTATTTCATCACTAGCGTTTGAGACGGCTCCTGCTGCATTTGGCGACTATGCGAGGCTGGGTATTTTAACTGGCTCATTAGTTGCTGCACTGATTGGTTATTTCTGGTTAGATAAGGTGTTACCTAAGCAAGCAAGAAAATAACAAAAGGAGTGTGTTATGAAGACGATTAATCTGACACTTATAAGCTTGGCTTTAGTGGCTGTATCGAGCCAAGTTTGTGCCCAGGAAATAGCACAATGTAAGCAAGATGCGAAGAGCGCTTTGTGCCAACAATATTTGAAAGGGGTTGTTGATGGTGCTTTGATGTTTAAAGTTGATGCATCTGCCGCGCAAAAGATTAACGCTA
This DNA window, taken from Shewanella maritima, encodes the following:
- a CDS encoding thymidylate synthase gives rise to the protein MKQYLDLCQRIVDEGVWVDNKRTNKRCLTVINADLTYDVANNQFPLVTTRKSFWKSAIAEILGYLRGYQNAAQFRELGTKTWDANANENEAWLANPHRKGKDDMGLIYGALGRAYPKVTGGSVDLLKNIVDDLSNGIDNRGEILTFLHPGAFELGCLRPCMYEHHFSLLGDTLYLNSTQRSCDVPLGLNFNMVQVYVLLALMAQITGHKPGKAYHKIVNAHIYEDQLEPMRDIQLKREPFPAPKLIINPDIKSLEDIETWVTLDDFKVEGYEHHDAISYPFAV
- the nhaA gene encoding Na+/H+ antiporter NhaA, giving the protein MEKAIKNFLSQESAGGILLMGAVVLAMIFANSPIAGLYEGLLSTEVQVRVGSLDIDKPLLLWINDGLMALFFLLIGLEVKRELLEGALSSRSKASLPTFAAVGGMVFPAAFYLIFNMSNPETQVGWAIPAATDIAFALGIMALLGNRVPVALKVFLLALAIIDDLGVIVIIALFYSAELSMVSLIVAGISIALMVGLNRKGVSSLIPYGLLGVILWIAVLKSGVHATLAGVIIAFCIPLRAKDGSSPSEHLEHSLHPWSTFLILPVFAFANAGLSLSGMTMASFVEPITIGIILGLVLGKPVGVLLMSWLAVKMKWAELPQGVTWGQIAPVAVMCGIGFTMSVFISSLAFETAPAAFGDYARLGILTGSLVAALIGYFWLDKVLPKQARK